The genomic stretch ATGTCATTTTTATAAAAGTATTTGTTGAGATTCCTCACTCGTACCTCGTTCGGAATGACGATAGCGAGTTTGATTAATTTTTCAAATCGTCATCAATCTTAAAGAAAAAGAACACGCCTGCAACGTCATTCCGAGCGTAGCGAGGAATCTCAACAAAAGTTATTCAACTAAAAAAATCCGAGTTTCTGTTTGTTATAAGAAATCAGCATATTTTTCGTTTGACGATAATGACCGAGCATCATTTTATGGTTTTCCCTTCCGATGCCCGATTGCTTGTAACCGCCGAACGGCGCGCCTGCGGGATAAGAATGATATTGATTTACCCAAACTCTTCCTGCCTGCACAGCACGTGGTACGCGGTACAATTCGTGCGCGTCGCGTGTCCAAACGCCCGCACCTAAACCATACATCGTATCGTTTGCAATTTCAATGGCTTCTTCTACTGTTTTGAAAGTGGTTACCGCCAATACAGGCCCGAAAATTTCTTCCTGGAAAATGCGCATTTTATTATTGCCTTTGAACAAAGTCGGCTGGATATAATAGCCGCCTTCGAGTTCGCCGCCAAGCCGGTTTTCATCGCCGCCTGTCAATAGTTCCGCGCCTTCTTCTTTACCGAGTTTCAGGTAAGACATGATTTTGTCTTTCTGAATTTTTGATGCCTGTGCGCCCATCATCACGGTCGGGTCGAGCGGATTGCCTACTTTAATTTTGTTTACGCGTTCAACCACGCGCGCAATGAATTTATCGTAGATATCTTCCTGAATCAACAAGCGCGAAGGACAAGTACAAATTTCGCCTTGATTCAATGCAAATAAAACTGCACCTTCAATGGCTTTATCCAGATATTCATCATCGGCATCCATTACAGAATTAAAGAAAATGTTGGGCGATTTTCCGCCGAGTTCCAATGTTACGGGAATAATATTTTCCGTCGCATATTGCATAACCAAACGACCTGTTGCAGTCGAACCTGTAAACGCAGCTTTTGCCACCTTCGGATTTGTAACTAACGGACGACCGAGTTCCGCACCGAAACCGTTCACAATATTGACAACGCCTGCGGGAATCAAGTCTTCAATCAGTTCCATCAAAACCATAATGGAAACAGGCGTGCTTTCGGCAGGTTTCAACACTACGCAATTGCCTGCGGCAAGCGCCGGTGCAAGTTTCCATACAGCCATTAAAATCGGAAAATTCCAAGGGATAATTTGTGCTACAACTCCCAAAGGTTCTTGAATAATTAAAGAAACCGTGTCTTTATCCAACTCTGTTGCAGAGCCTTCTTCCGCGCGGATAACGCCGGCAAAATAACGGAAGTGGTCAATTGCCAAAGGGATATCTGCATTCAGCGTTTCGCGTATGGGTTTACCATTGTCGATAGTTTCCACTTCGGCAATTTTTTGCAGGTTTTGTTCCATTCTGTCTGCGATTTTATTCAGCATAATGCTGCGCTCTGTAGCCGAAGTATTTTTCCACGTTTTGAACGCTTCGGTTGCGGCATCAACGGCGAGCGAAATATCTTCTTTGGAAGAATGCGCCACTTGCGTAAACACTTTTCCGTTGATGGGCGAAACTACGTCGAAGTATTTTCCGTTTACGGGCGCAGTCCATTTTCCGCCGATATAATTGTTGTATTTTTCCTTAAATGAAGGAAATGCAATATGATTATTTGCTTCTTTTTTGTCCTCAACAAGCGGACTTTCTAATACGTCTGACATAATCTTTATTTTTTGTTTGCTCAAAGCTACCTAACATTTGGTTGTATAAATAGTAAAAAAATGCAGGAAAATAGCAGAATAATCGCATTAGATTTTTGTAAACAAAACGATGAAAAGTACAGCAATATTTAACCACACAGAAACATAGAATTTTCATCTTTGATGAAAACCTTTGTGCAACTTAGTGTTTACTTCGAGCTTCTTTGTGGAATAGCTGTATCACAGAGTTGCACTAAGATTTCATAGAGTTACACAAAGTGTTTTTTATCTATAAACTATGTTTCTATGTGGTTACAATTGTTTCAAAATTAACAGATGAAATATATTTGGAAAGAAATATAAAACCTTACATTTGTATGTAAACCGATTTGCGTAAAAATTTAATCTCAAGTCATGTCGCGCAAAGCATTATTAAAACCGCTGCAACTCAGCCCCGTTCGTACTTTGGACACTTTAGTCGAGAGCCGAAAACGCTATTCGTTCCGCGATTGCGAACTGGATATTTATGAAACGCATACATCGGTAAAAAACGTGTCGCTCAAGTTCAGTGATTTTGCATTTACAAGCATGATTCGCGGCAAAAAAGAACTGAAGATTACGGACAAAAGTGAAAAGTTTGAATACTTGCCGGGCGAAAGCGTGATAATGCTGCCGGGCGAAGAAATGCTTATTGATTTTCCCGAAGCGGACACGCAGCCGTCGCAATGCCTCGCACTTTCTATCAGCAAGGATTTTATTAAAAATACGGTGGATTATCTGAACGGAAATTTTCCGAAAGCAGATAACGAATCGCAATGGAAATTTTCCGACGAACATTTTTACTTATTCAACAGCGCGTCCTTGTCTTCTGCTACAAATAATATTCTGCGCATCGCGACGGAAGATAACAGCGCAAAAGACTTTATTACAGACCTTGCGCTGAAAGAACTGTTGATAAGAATAATGCAAACGCAGGCGCGGAAATTTTTTGAAACGAATTATCTGCAATACAAAAACAGCAACCGTTTTGCCGCCGTAATCGATTATATAAAGAACAATATTCACGACAAAATTTCGATGGACTTGCTGGCGAAAAAATCTTATATGAGCAAGTCAAATTTCTTTCGCGCGTTTAAGCAAGAGTTCGGCATTTCGCCCAACCGGTTTATTTTACAGGAAAGAATTGATAAGGCAAAAATGCTGCTGCAAAATTATACTCCCATTTCGGAAACGGCTTTTCAAACAGGCTTTTCGGATACCAATTATTTTATCAAAGCATTTAAAGATGTGGAAGGCATAACGCCGAAATGCTTTCAGCGGAATGTGAACAGGAAGAATTAAATTCCAAAAATCACTCAATGGAACTTTTGTTCTTTTGCAAGCATTTCCAAAATTGCAGCCATTCTTTTAGTTCTTGTTTCTGGTTTTTTCGCGGTTTGCAGTCGCCATGCAACGGCATATTTATTTGCTTTGTTTAATGTTTCAAAAAATGCTTCGGCTTTTTTATTTTTTGCAAGTGCTGTCAAAAAATCTTCGGGAACAGCCATCTTGCTCGGCGAGTCATAAGCCGTTTCCCAAGTGCCATCGTCTTTGGCTTTTTCAACCATTGCAACGCCCGAAGGTTTCATTTTTCCGAGCGAAGTGAGGCGTTCAATGTGTTCGATATTTCTTTTCGACCAAACGCTTTTTGCGCGGCGCGGCGTAAATTTTTGGATATAAGATTTCTCATCAAATTTTTTCAGTTGCCCGTCAATCCAGCCATAGCAAAGCGCTTCGTCCAACGCTTGTGCATAAGTAATGGTTTTTTCGCCTGAATCTTTTTTGAAAAAGCGCAACCACAAACCGTTTTCTTTATCAAAATTTTTTGCAAGCCAATCTGCAAAATGTTTTTGCGTAGCGAAAGAAAGTATGGGCAATTCTTTTTTATCGGGAGGTTTCATAGACTTCATTTTAATCACTCTTTCTTACAAAATTAAACCAATATCTTTACTCTCAAATTCAAAAATCATACATCATAAATCTCAAATAAAATGACTTCCGAAATTATTTACAAAGGCGAACTCCGCACAGATTGCACGCACCTGCAAAGCGGCACTATTATTGAAACCGACGCACCTACCGACAACAAAGGAAAAGGCGAACGTTTTTCTCCTACGGACTTAGTAGCGACGGCTTTGGGCAGTTGCATCATTACAACCATGGCGATTAAAACCGCAGATTGGGACATTGATTTGTCGGGCACAAAACTCGAAGTAACCAAAATTATGAATGCCGAACCGCGCCGCATCGGCGAGATAAAAGTGGATATTTATTTCCCGAAAAATCTGAATGCAGATGACAAGCAAAAAACGATTTTGGAACGTATCGCCTACACTTGTCCCGTTGCGCAAAGTTTACATTCGGATTTGGTGCAGACGATTTCGTTTAATTATTAGTGAGTAATATGTAATAAAAATTCATCATTACACATTATACATTTCTCATTCCTCGTTAAATCCTACCTTTGCCATCTCAAATTATGAAGGCAAAAACGCTTACGAAAGATAAAGTAAACATCATCACGCTGGGATGCAGCAAAAACCTTGTGGACAGCGAGGTTTTGAGCGGACAACTGCGCGCCAATAATATCGATGTTCTCCATGAAAACAAAAGACTCGACCACAACATTGTTGTTGTAAACACTTGCGGATTTATTGATAAAGCAAAAGAAGAAAGCATTAATACGATTCTCGAACAAGTCGATTTGAAAAAACGCGGAAAGCTTGATAAGGTCTATGTTACAGGCTGTTTGAGCGAGCGCTACCGCGGCGATTTGGAAAGCGAAATTCCCGAAGTGGATGCATGGTTTGGCACCATGGAATTGCCTTTGATGCTGAAAAAATTTGAAGCGGATTACAAAAGCGAATTGCTCGGCGAGCGTTTTTTAAGCACGCCGCAACATTATGCGTATTTAAAAATCAGTGAAGGTTGCAACCGTACTTGTTCTTTCTGCGCCATTCCGTTGATGCGTGGCACACACGTTTCCCGACCCTTAGAAGATTTGGTTAAAGAAGCTGAAAGCCTTGTACGGCGCGGCGTTAAAGAAATTATGCTGATTGCACAGGAACTTACTTATTACGGTTTGGATTTGTATAAAAAGAGAAGCCTTGCAACTTTATTGGAAAAATTATCCAACGTTGAAGGACTTGAATGGATTCGTTTGCATTATGCTTATCCCAACAAATTTCCACTCGAAGTTCTGGACGTGATGCGCGAGCGAAAAAATATTTGCAACTATCTTGATATGCCTTTGCAGCACGCGAGCAACAATATGCTGAAAGCGATGAAACGCCAAAGCACGCGGCAGGAAATGGAAGAACTAATTGCAACTATCCGCGAGAAAAATCCCGGTATATGTTTGCGTACAACATTGATTACAGGCTTTCCCGGCGAAACCTTGGAAGACGTGGAAGAACTGAAAGATTTTTTAATAAGAACGCGTTTTGACCGCGTAGGTATTTTCCAATATTCGCATGAAGAAAATACAAGCGCATACAGCCTTTCAGACAATATTCCTGCGGAAGAAAAACAACGCCGCGCGCAGGAAATCATGGAAGTGCAGCAGGAAATTTCTCTGGAAAAAAACATGGAAAAAGTAGGCAAAACTTTCCGTGTATTGATTGATAAAAAAGAAGCGGGACGTTATTTGGGAAGAACGGAATTTGACAGTGTGGAAGTGGATAACGAAGTAATTATTCATTCGACTAAAAAATTAACCATCGGCGAATTTGTGAACGTAAAAATCACAAAGGCGTATGATTATGATTTGGAGGGAGAAGTTGTCTGAGTCTTGATTTGTGGGAATGAAAAGATTTTTTGAACCACAAAGGCACGAAGACACAAAGGAACACAAGGAAAGAATAAGAACACACACGCACGTCATGCTGAACTTGTTTCAGCATCTCTTGGTAAAGTATAAAAAACGCATAATAAAAGATGCCGAAATAAATTCAGCATGACGGCAAAGGTTTTCAGATTTTTACAAAGCAAATTGAGGATTGAAGAAAAAGAACACGTTTGCGCCGTCATTGCGAGCGCAGCGAAGCAATCTCAAAATTCGATAAGATAAATATTTTATGAGCGAAGGCAATTGTACTTTTATCGATTATAAAAACACAGGTTATTTTTCAAAAATAGCCGTTGATTATATTGAACAGAAAGAAGACTTACAACCGTTTTTCTTGCACGAAGTTTCTTACAAAGGAATTGAAGATTCTGTCAAAGCAAGAGAAAATTTTCCGCAACATAATCGAAATATTTTAGTTGAGGAATTGCAACATCAATACGCTGAAATACAGACTTCATCAACTGTTCAGCAGAATATTATTTCTCTAAAAAATCAAAATACTTTTACGGTTACAACGGCGCATCAGCCGAATATTTTCGGCGGACCATTGTATGTTGTTTATAAAATTTTGCACGTTGTAAAAATTGCGCAAGAGCTTTCCACAAAATATTCAGATAAATATTTTGTTCCCGTTTATTATATGGGCAGCGAAGACGCGGATTTGGACGAACTGAACAACATCACGATTAACGGCAAAAAATATGTTTGGCATACTACGCAAACAGGTGCAGTCGGCAGAATGTGTATCGATAAAAATCTATTATCGTTAATCGATGAAATGCAGGCGCAGATTGGCGTTGAGTCGTTCGGTAACGAATGGATTGACATTTTAAAATCCGCTTACAAACAAGGAAAAAATATTCAGCAGGCAACGTTTGAATTTTTAAATGCCGCGTTTGGCAAATATGGTTTGCTGATTATCATTCCCGATAATGCGAATTTGAAAAGATTGTTTGAGCCGATTATTGTAAAAGAATTAAAACAACAATTTTCTCACAAGGCTTTACAGCAAACAGTTTCAGCGCTTACAGAGAAAAATTATCATGCGCAAACCGAAGGTCGCGAGCTCAATCTTTTTTATTTGCTGAATGATAAAAGAGAACGCATAGAAATTGAAAATGGTTTGTATGTTGTACGTAATCTGAACCTACAATTTTCGCAAGAAGAAATTATTAATGAAGTAAAAAATTATCCCGACAGATTCAGTGCAAACGTAGTGCTGCGCGGCGTTTTTCAGGAAACGATTTTGCCGAACATTGCATTTGTCGGCGGCGGCGGCGAGTTAGCTTATTGGTTAGAATTGAAAAATGTTTTTGCGAATGCAAATGTTCCTTACCCAATGTTGTTGCTGAGAAATTCTTTTTTATTCATCAACGAAAGGCAAAAAGAAATCATCCAAAAACTACATATTTCGTTTGAAATTTTATTTAAAAAAGAACACGAAATTTTAAATGAAATTCTTGCAGCAGAGCATCGGGAAATTTCTTTGGATAAAGAATTGGATGAAATAAAATCTACTTATCAATCTTTAAAAAATAAAGCAAATAAAGCCGATACAACTTTAATGCAGCACGTGGAAGCCTTATTCATAAAGGCTTTCAAGCGGATTGAAAATTTAGAAAAGAAAATTTCTTCTGCGCAAAGAAAGAAATTGACAACCGAAAAATCTCAAATCGAAAAATTAAAATCCGACCTTTTCCCTAAAAACAGTTTGCAGGAGCGTGTTGAAAATATTGCAGGTTTTTACGCGACGTATGGCAGCAAAATCTTCGATACTATTTTAGAAAATTCTTTGACGATTGAAAGTAAGTTTGGGATAATTTTTATTCAATAATTATTATTGATACAACGTTTGCAGGTTATCATCTATCCAAGTGATTCGTTCCGACAACCAGTCTTTCATATAAGTAATTTCGCCGTCATAGCTTCCGGCAATTTCAGTTGCTCCCAAAGGGGCGAAACTTTGATTCATAGTGTCCCATTTCTTAAAATTTTCAACTTCCGATTGATGCAAATAGTCAGTCATGCTGTCAATTGTATTATTCAGCGAATTCAAAGAGTCTCTAATCGATTGCCATTCCGCAATAGTTACTTCGGTAAAAGATGAATCCTGAAACAATCTGGAAAACCACGCCTGGTTGCGAATCCACCATCCTTCCGCATTACCGTTATTGTTATCATCGGTATTTCCTATTGCAATATCAAAGTCCCAAACGGGTCCCATGTTCAGCAAACTGTTTCTGTCTTTATATAGATAAGTGCTTGTCCAAAAGCCCGCATCATTGTTTTTCGTCAGCTCATTTACCCAAAAATATTCTGCAAAACTTGCAGGAGATAAATATTTTCTGTAACCGTTTACAGAGTCTGTAAAATTACTTGCATACAAAGCGTTTTCCGTGCTGTCGAAATAACTGGCTATGTAGGCTGTTTGCTGCGCAATACTGTCCGAAGGGTCGTGAATAATAAAACTATTTTTTTCCAAAGAAGTAGTAAACCGCATATGGTCATTATCTTCATCTTTGTTATCCGCTTCTATTAAATAGCCGCCGGTTGATGATTTTCCGCTTATATCGTCGTCATCCATTTCTTTTATATTTAAGCGGTTTTTATCAATATTAATCTGCTCAATCAGTTGGTAATTTCCTACATAAGTACCGTTTAATACCAATTCCACGAACCGTGAGCGCGGTGTATAAAACATCCCGAACATTTGGCTGATTCTAAGCGCAAGATAATTGCGAAGCAAAGTTTTATCGACGTAATTGGCAAGTAAAATCCACTTTTTGCCCGAAGGCATTCCAAGCAATGAAGCCTTGGATGAAAGCTTTACTTTGTAAGGACGTTTCGGATAAGAAGCAGTGGTATTTCCGTGAAGATAAAAAGCAGCATCTCCTGAATAACTGCTAAATCTCACATCATTTGAATCAATAATAAACGTGCCACTCACACCAACGTCTTTACTGTTTATTGACTGATTATTTGTATTGATGTAAACAATAGGAAGTCCTGTGAATTTTTTTAAGATAACCACATAAGTTTGCGACAGATCATTATCGCTTGTAACCAAAGTATAAGTTACGGGACGAGAAAAATCGTTGGGCGTTACACCATTGTCCTGAGAAATATTATCGACTGTAACATCTACGCCTTGCTCATTAGTGCTAAAGCGGGCTGCCAGCTCGGTCACATCTGTATTTAAAGGATAAAAACCCGTAATGGTATCGTTTTGAATAGTACAAATAACGGAGTCGGAAAGATTGCCTGTATTATCTTTAGGAATAAATTCAAAAGATTGGAGCGAAGGTTGAACTGTTTGAATTTGGTTAATCGGAACTTTCTTTTTACAACCTGAACCAATTGCCAGAAGGATAAAAACCGTAGTAACATATAACCAAAATTTATTCATAACAGGATTTTAGTTTAATAAAACTTAAAAAATAAAGGATAAACGTTAGCATGAATTACATTTTCAATATTTCTACGAAATCTTACTCCACGGCGTTTTGCCTTTCACAAGCATCAGATAATTTTTCAAAGGTGCGTTTTCTTCTTTCTCTAAAAATTCATCCTCCTCTACAATCCGCTCTGCATAAGACTTGGCGGCTTCCAACATTTCTTTATCGTTCACTAAACTTGCCAATTTAAAATTCAATGCGCCGCTTTGCCGCGTGCCTTCAATCTCGCCCGGACCGCGCAGTTCCAAATCTTTTTCGGCAACTTTAAATCCATCGTTGGTGGCGCACATAATTTTAATTCTTTCACGCGCATCGTTGCTCAGTTTTTGCCCTGTGAGCAAAATGCAATAGCTTTTTTCCGCGCCGCGCCCGACACGCCCGCGCAACTGATGCAACTGCGAAAGCCCGAATTTTTCCGAACTTTCAATGACCATTACACTTGCATTCGGCACATTTACGCCCACTTCAATCACGGTGGTGCTTACCATAATTTGCGTGTCGCCCGTTACAAAACGGCGCATATTTTCTTCCTTCTGTTCCGCAGGCTGACGGCCATGCACCATGCTGATTTTATATTTATGCTCAGGAAAATAAGATTTCACTTGCTCGTAACCCTGCATCAAATCTTCATAATTCAACTTCTCGCTTTCTTCAATCAACGGATAAATAATATATGCCTGCCGCCCTTTATCAATCTCGCTTCGTACAAATTCCATCACTTTCATTCGGTAATTTTCATAACGATGCACCGTTGAAACGGGCTGTCTTCCGGGCGGCAATTCATCCATTACGCTGTAATCCAAATCGCCATACGCAGTCATCGCAAGCGTGCGCGGAATGGGCGTTGCAGTCATTACCAACACATGCGGCGGCACTTCGTTTTTGCTCCACAATTTTGCGCGTTGCGCCACACCGAATTTATGTTGTTCATCCACAACAGCAAAACCGAGATTTTGAAATTGAACTTTATCTTCAATCACAGCGTGCGTGCCTACAACCATTTGCACTGAGCCGTTTTGCAGCTCCTCCAAAATGATTTTTCTTTCTTTTGCTTTGGTACTTCCCGTTAATAATCTTATTTCAACAGGCAAATCTTTCAACAAACTCGTTATGCCCTGAAAGTGTTGCTGCGCAAGGATTTCGGTCGGCGCCATCAAACAGCTTTGATAACCATTGTCCGCAGCCAACAACATTGCCAACAAAGCCACAATCGTTTTTCCGCTGCCAACGTCGCCTTGCAATAAGCGGTTCATTTGATGCCCGTGCGCAGTGTCGTTTCGTATTTCTTTCAGCACACGTTTTTGTGCATTCGTGAGTTGAAAGGGTAAATATTTTTCATAAAAATCATTGAACAATTCGCCCACTTTTTCAAATCGTATTCCTCTGGAATGTCGATTGCGATTGACTTTTGTGATGTTCAGCCTTATTTGTGCAATGAATAATTCTTCAAACTTTAATCTTCTTAGAGCATAATTAAAGGATTCAACTGATTTTGGAAAATGTATTTGATTATATGCTTGTAATCGTGGTGTAAGTTTTAATTTGTCAATTAAGTGTTGCGGAATATTTTCGGGCAAATCTTTCACGGAAATTAACGGCAGCAAGTTGTACACGAGCTTACCTATTTGCCTTCCGTTCAAACCGCGCGCTTTTAATTTTTCTGTGGATGGATAAATGGGTTCGAGAAAAGGCTTGCCTTCGCTTTGCACGTCGGCGGCAATTTCCATTTCGGGATGCGACATTTGTGGTTTGCCGTTGAAGAAACCCGGCTTGCCGTACACGAGCCATTCCACATTTTTTTCCAACAATTTTTCAATCCAATGAATGCCCTGAAACCACACCAATTCAAGGTTTCCCGTGTTGTCGTGCAGTTGCGCCACCAATCTTTTTCCTCTGCCTGCGCCGAGAATTTCATGTTCGGTAATGCGACCTTTGACCTGCACAAAATCGGTATCGAATTTTATTTCATTGATTTTACTGACCTGTGTTTTATCGATATGCCGCAACGGAAAATGATTGAGCAAATCGCCGAAAGTATGAATGTTCAACTCCTTGCGCAGCAAGTCGCCTTTCAAAGGACCAACGCCTTTGAGATATTCAATGGGATTATCTAAAACGGAAGTGTTCATCTTTGCAGAAACAAAGATAAAAGAGTTTGATGTTTCACACAGAGCGCATGGAGTAAATGAGCACAGAGATTATTTATGAATTATGATTTAATTATCCTCTTCATCAAAAGATAATTGATTTTTGTGTTTATCTAATTGTATAAAATAATGAGTTATGTATCCATTATAAATTTCATCCCAATTATAAAAATTCTCATCTTCATAAGTAATAATATCATTTTTAGCACTATCTGAATGTTGCGGATAACCTTCAAAAGAGGCTTTGCCTAAATAATTATGTTGAGATAGAATTAGATTTTTAATTTTCTTATAATCATTATCTGAAACCGAAATAGAAAAAGTGTGAGAATAATCTCTCAAACCGCCGCTTTCATTTGAAAGAATTTTTATTTTATCACTCAATACAAAGCCGCGTTCTTTCAACATTTTCCTTGCATCATTTCCTGTAAACGTCCAATCACTTATCCAAGGACTTAATATGCCAAGCAAAATCAATAATAAAAGAATTACAGTAACAATTCTTGCAGTATTCGGTTTTTTAAAATACAACAAAGCGCTGTATGTAATCACAACAATTGATACAGCAACGATGAATAACCAAATGAAGATAAAAAAGAACTCCGCTCGAAGACCCAATAGTGTAATAATTAAAAGCGTTGAACTTATTCCAATTCCAATATTTTTCTTCCCGATTTTATATGGAAGCCAAAAACAAAAGAAAATCAGTATGAATGGTAAAATATAGAAGAAAAAGAAAAACATATCGCTTTATTTTATCTCAAATTTATTCAATTAATTTTCAAACAAAAAATCTGCGTCTTTGCTCCTTTGCTTCGTTGCGTGAAAAAACATTCGCGTGAAACCCGCTAAAACAACGCCGTATAAGCGATATTCACTTTAGCATTGTTCAAACCGAAATTGTTGTTTCGGTCTTTGCCCGAAGCAAGGTTGAAATTGAAAATGCCCGCTTTGGTTTCAAACGCCATTCCAAAACCAAAGCTTAAAAATCCGTCGTTGTATTTGGTGGAATTATTTTTAAACTGACTTCCGCCGAAATCGGAAAACACAAAGAAAAAAGAATTGCGCGCCACCAAATACCGGTACTCCAAAGTGCCGACTGCATAAGCGTTTGCGTAAATGCTTTGCGCATCAAACCCGCGCAACAACTGATATCCGCCGAGCATAAACATTTCATTCGTATAAATCGAAGGGCTTTGATACAAGCCCGCATTCACGCCGAGTTTCAGCACAGAAAATTTTCCCAACTGAA from Arachidicoccus sp. BS20 encodes the following:
- the recG gene encoding ATP-dependent DNA helicase RecG, whose protein sequence is MNTSVLDNPIEYLKGVGPLKGDLLRKELNIHTFGDLLNHFPLRHIDKTQVSKINEIKFDTDFVQVKGRITEHEILGAGRGKRLVAQLHDNTGNLELVWFQGIHWIEKLLEKNVEWLVYGKPGFFNGKPQMSHPEMEIAADVQSEGKPFLEPIYPSTEKLKARGLNGRQIGKLVYNLLPLISVKDLPENIPQHLIDKLKLTPRLQAYNQIHFPKSVESFNYALRRLKFEELFIAQIRLNITKVNRNRHSRGIRFEKVGELFNDFYEKYLPFQLTNAQKRVLKEIRNDTAHGHQMNRLLQGDVGSGKTIVALLAMLLAADNGYQSCLMAPTEILAQQHFQGITSLLKDLPVEIRLLTGSTKAKERKIILEELQNGSVQMVVGTHAVIEDKVQFQNLGFAVVDEQHKFGVAQRAKLWSKNEVPPHVLVMTATPIPRTLAMTAYGDLDYSVMDELPPGRQPVSTVHRYENYRMKVMEFVRSEIDKGRQAYIIYPLIEESEKLNYEDLMQGYEQVKSYFPEHKYKISMVHGRQPAEQKEENMRRFVTGDTQIMVSTTVIEVGVNVPNASVMVIESSEKFGLSQLHQLRGRVGRGAEKSYCILLTGQKLSNDARERIKIMCATNDGFKVAEKDLELRGPGEIEGTRQSGALNFKLASLVNDKEMLEAAKSYAERIVEEDEFLEKEENAPLKNYLMLVKGKTPWSKIS